A stretch of Nilaparvata lugens isolate BPH chromosome 12, ASM1435652v1, whole genome shotgun sequence DNA encodes these proteins:
- the LOC111054705 gene encoding uncharacterized protein LOC111054705: MAKFNSVKKKFVLSEINDYSAIHTPLKSRIKYTCFDVSQSFIVLGATSGGLYVFRREPCTFLQLLPNKEGPITEVLLSPDEKLVAFATERSVVCVVERTEGGGARLLNRSVEHQSARITSLLWVHTSDQVFIGDNQGRLSVINVSLFMSKNIFQIPAFIFMQLDSGVVQISCHDDMLLVSTTTHSYVCDTTKEQYRQIGTKLRDGEYGACYHGEKIYCARPGSRLWEVDLEGTVQSTHQFKQALAVEPALIVSEAQDGCIHKRRPPSDEWPQQSFNFAKLSVIGKFLFTFRQDGVYVFNPETVDVVLWSDRYRDIIDAKCFDDTIYIWTKSQKVHALTLVTLEKCLLRTYFRERYKLCHSLCSHFAPHLLESPDILTSLNPLTNLSNFVDCDENVANVLKMIESVAKNKENYTQLDSGIYLVDNHHARQKLLFEGRKVDGRLNHDLKINNKIRNPRSHSLPPDAKMRQKISGSVPSVSASSLPELMKKTAGENGTQQFCEGINRDQKHPIILAPHLHFLPLSSPDIIHDALMEIGHNMSGKLMNGTKTLKDKWQVLEGKLKFTKVDNTFQKMNLKSNEAIRNNMNKAVNGGVVENGERSTNGDVLPNGNINGEGEEEEEIVIGRKLISNNNSGFVASEILNLCHKLEALENGHRIDNQSLDKFFETVLTTYNRYIEFVSNNSRKNKPDVKYFPFNQFLPEKYVGVVQSVFQNSLRSGEVIKRVASFHNTSCLSALSVQDLKHPQVFSEVYPVHVLQADAIFSQILVIFSEILDPYTILQDLDGLADFPCRYLSWCAVMDRFQEGALQYFTKESSSNSVNVGCRDWPLPLLLNAMFLLLRLDQVDPAVEMGRQGNVPIHSVSHVILKLNSHLAQSPGMSEEEVEKKCSNMFLSYVAKFCDKEPLEKVDLNDRGMLSHLEKCLILVNKELEYSVCRCGFPKPPSNKLARKGWRKLNGTRYPEIGKVLLAKFWEKRDEPGHVKPDLISHTDGIKELCKMNGEQDDENFWSLMGSLDGDGSEGQVLRVSESIEHVKRICSVVPPLLLWFLSEKLRENTRSAALFNIKTVLILQLGALEELDHRNDPGRWSQIVELYGKMGRGECCFCGRRLQSSAELVSLAEDGSRLAIAMLKSLGPSHSMAILRQHVSDVPHFMLNKQFYQACILSGLVDSRVEGCRKQVVDQVMNANSTFPLSSSVGSELLSALALDTGEAVSCWEERLQSGRSSNAHAWGVCVEAHGACALCSLSMRTPQLSDGRLRAFRCEHVFHLVCLKAAKRALVCPICS, from the exons ATGGCAAAGTTCAATTCTGTAAagaaaaaatttgttttgaGTGAAATAAATGACTATTCAGCTATTCATACACCACTCAAAAGTAGGATTAAG TATACATGTTTTGATGTATCACAAAGTTTCATCGTTCTTGGAGCTACAAGTGGAGGCTTGTATGTATTCAGGAGAGAACCATGCACGTTTCTTCAGCTCCTACCAAACAAA GAGGGACCAATAACGGAGGTGCTGTTGTCACCAGACGAGAAACTGGTTGCGTTCGCGACCGAACGGAgcgtggtgtgtgtggtggagCGCACCGAAGGAGGAGGAGCTCGCCTCCTCAACAGGTCGGTGGAGCACCAGAGTGCGCGGATCACATCCCTCCTCTGGGTGCACACCTCCGATCAGGTCTTCATCGGAGACAACCAGGGCCGGCTGTCCGTCATTAATGTGTCGCTATTTATG AGCAAGAACATATTCCAGATTCCGGCATTCATCTTCATGCAGCTGGACTCGGGTGTCGTTCAGATCAGCTGCCACGACGACATGCTCCTAGTCTCCACCACAACACACAGCTATGTCTGCGATACCACCAAAGAACAGTACAGGCAAATAG GTACAAAACTACGCGACGGTGAATACGGTgcttgttatcatggcgagaaaatctactgcgcgcGGCCAGGCTCTCGTCTATGGGAAGTGGATTTAGAAGGCACTGTTCAGAGCACGCACCAGTTCAAACAAGCACTCGCCGTAGAACCAGCTCTGATCGTCTCCGAGGCACAAGATGGCTGCATTCACAAGCGCAGACCGCCCTCCGACGAGTGGCCTCAACAGTCTTTCAACTTCGCCAAGTTGTCTGTGATCGGGAAATTCCTGTTCACTTTCAGACAGGACGGTGTGTATGTGTTCAACCCAGAGACCGTCGATGTGGTGTTGTGGAGTGACCGTTACCGCGATATCATAGATGCTAAATGTTTCGACGACACCATCTACATTTGGACAAAGTCGCAGAAAGTTCACGCACTCACACTAGTCACATTGGAAAAGTGTTTACTAAGGACTTACTTCCGGGAACGTTATAAACTTTGTCACAGCCTCTGTTCACATTTCGCTCCGCATCTTCTCGAGTCTCCCGATATTCTCACCTCTCTAAACCCACTCACCAACCTTTCCAACTTTGTTGACTGTGATGAAAACGTTGCAAACgttttgaaaatgattgaatCGGTGGCGAAAAACAAAGAAAACTACACACAACTTGATTCGGGGATATATTTAGTTGACAACCATCACGCCCGACAGAAATTGTTGTTTGAAGGGAGAAAAGTTGACGGCCGGTTGAATCATgatttgaaaatcaataataaaataaggaACCCCAGGTCACACAGTCTTCCACCCGACGCTAAAATGAGACAGAAAATTAGTGGCAGTGTTCCCTCAGTCTCTGCTTCATCTCTCCCTGAATTGATGAAGAAGACTGCGGGAGAAAATGGTACTCAACAGTTTTGTGAGGGGATAAATCGTGACCAAAAGCACCCCATTATCCTCGCACCTCATCTGCATTTTCTTCCCCTGTCCTCCCCGGATATAATCCATGACGCACTCATGGAGATCGGTCACAACATGTCGGGCAAGTTGATGAATGGAACTAAAACTCTGAAAGACAAGTGGCAAGTGTTGGAAGGCAAGTTGAAGTTCACCAAAGTTGATAACAcgtttcaaaaaatgaatttaaaatcgaATGAAGCTATAAGAAACAACATGAATAAAGCTGTGAATGGAGGTGTTGTGGAGAATGGGGAGAGAAGTACAAACGGGGATGTGTTGCCCAATGGTAATATAAATGGGGAaggtgaagaggaggaggaaattGTGATTGGGCGGAAATTGATATCCAACAACAACTCAGGGTTTGTTGCCAGCGAGATTTTGAACCTCTGTCACAAACTGGAAGCCCTCGAAAACGGTCACCGCATCGATAATCAATCTCTGGACAAGTTTTTCGAAACAGTCCTCACCACTTACAACCGGTACATCGAGTTTGTCTCCAACAACAGTCGGAAAAACAAACCTGACGTCAAATATTTCCCGTTCAATCAATTTCTCCCCGAAAAGTATGTAGGGGTTGTTCAAAGTGTGTTTCAGAATTCGTTGAGATCTGGAGAAGTGATAAAGAGGGTTGCTTCGTTTCACAATACTAGTTGTCTATCTGCTCTGTCAGTTCAGGATTTGAAACATCCCCAAGTATTCAGTGAGGTGTATCCCGTACATGTTTTACAAGCCGACGCGATATTCAGTCAGATATTAGTGATATTTTCGGAGATACTGGATCCTTACACGATACTCCAGGACTTGGATGGGTTAGCTGATTTTCCCTGTAGATATTTGTCATGGTGTGCAGTGATGGATAGATTCCAGGAAGGAGCTCTCCAGTATTTCACCAAGGAATCGTCATCGAATAGCGTGAATGTGGGATGTCGGGATTGGCCGTTACCTTTATTGTTGAACGCCATGTTTCTGCTGCTGAGACTCGACCAAGTTGATCCAGCGGTTGAGATGGGACGTCAAGGCAACGTCCCCATCCACTCAGTGTCCCACGTGATTCTGAAACTAAACTCGCATCTGGCTCAATCTCCAGGGATGTCTGAAGAAGAGGTAGAAAAGAAATGCAGCAATATGTTTTTGTCGTACGTTGCGAAATTCTGTGATAAGGAACCTTTGGAGAAGGTTGATTTAAACGATCGTGGGATGTTGTCGCATCTTGAGAAGTGTTTGATACTGGTGAATAAGGAGCTGGAGTATTCGGTTTGTAGGTGTGGTTTCCCTAAACCCCCCTCGAATAAGCTGGCGAGGAAAGGTTGGAGGAAACTGAACGGCACAAGGTACCCAGAGATCGGGAAGGTTTTGTTGGCAAAGTTTTGGGAAAAACGGGATGAACCAGGTCATGTAAAACCAGACCTGATATCTCATACAGATGGGATCAAGGAGTTGTGTAAGATGAATGGGGAACAGGATGACGAGAATTTCTGGAGTTTGATGGGGAGTTTGGATGGTGATGGGAGTGAAGGTCAAGTGTTGAGAGTATCAGAGAGTATCGAACATGTGAAGAGGATCTGTTCCGTGGTACCTCCGTTGTTGTTGTGGTTTCTCAGTGAGAAGTTGAGGGAGAATACAAGGTCTGCAGCGTTGTTCAACATCAAGACTGTGCTGATTCTGCAGTTGGGCGCCTTGGAGGAACTGGACCACCGTAACGACCCAGGTCGCTGGTCACAGATCGTCGAGCTGTACGGCAAGATGGGTCGCGGAGAGTGCTGCTTCTGCGGGCGGAGGTTGCAGAGCTCCGCCGAACTGGTCAGTCTGGCAGAAGACGGCAGTCGACTGGCGATCGCGATGCTCAAGTCGCTCGGACCCAGTCACAGCATGGCGATACTGCGTCAGCACGTGTCTGATGTGCCGCATTTTATGCTCAACAAACA ATTCTACCAAGCATGTATATTGTCAGGCTTGGTTGACTCGAGAGTTGAAGGCTGCAGAAAACAAGTGGTCGACCAAGTGATGAACGCTAACTCAACGTTCCCGCTATCAAGTTCT GTGGGATCCGAACTGCTCTCAGCGCTGGCCCTTGACACAGGTGAAGCAGTCAGCTGTTGGGAGGAGCGTTTGCAGAGCGGCAGGAGCAGCAATGCGCATGCGTGGGGCGTATGTGTGGAGGCGCACGGCGCATGCGCACTGTGCTCGCTGAGCATGCGCACTCCGCAACTGTCAGACGGCCGGCTACGTGCGTTCCGGTGTGAACACGTCTTCCATCTGGTCTGTCTCAAGGCCGCCAAACGGGCGCTTGTCTGTCCTATCTGCTCATAG